The genome window TGGATGATGTTATTGTAGCAGGCAACGACCCTCAAAAGATCAGTGATACCAAAGACAAACTCAATAAAGAATTCAGCATCAAGGATTTGGGGAATCTAAAATACTTCCTCGGTATTGAAGTTGCTCTCACATCTGAAGGTATGGTTCTAAGTCAACGAAAATATACCTTAGACATACTAGAAGATTGTGGTTTTCAAGGATGCAGACCAAGTGCCTTTCCCATGGAGCAGAATCTAAAGTTGGAAAAGGATAGTGTCGAACCTAAAGTGGATATCAGCCGTTACCGTCGTCTAGTGGGAAGATTATTGTACTTGCAGGCTAAGAGACCTGACATCGCTTACTCTGTTAATATCCTAAGTCAATTTGTTGCTGATCGAAGACAAAACAACCTTGATGTTGTATATCGGGTCTTGATGTACTTAAAGGGCACGCCAGGACAAGGCATTCTTCTCCCCTGAGAAGGAGGATACAATCTCACGGCCTATAGTGACTCAGATTGGCTTGGATGTCCATTCACTAGAAAATCACGAACAGGGTACCTAGTTCTTCTTGGCAGTGCACCAATTTCCTGGAAAACCAAGAAACAATCTGTGGTCCCACGCTCTTCCGCAGAAGCAGAATACCGTTCTATGGCTGCCCCAGTCAATGAAGTCCTATGGTAAAGATGGCTCTTAAGTGAATTGGATATTGCATCCAACggaccaactcccattttctgtGACAATCAGGCGGCTAGGCACATTGCTAACAATCTTGTTTTTCACGAAAGAAGTAACACGCTGAAATAGATTGTTATTTTGTTCGAGAACGGGTAGAGTCCAAGGAAGTTCAACCGATGGCCATTAACACAAAACTACAAATAGCCGATCTTCTCACAAAAGGAGTAGGGACGCAACAACTCAGATCATTACTTGACAAGCTGGGCGTTAAGGACCTACACGCTCTATCTTGAGGGGGAATATTGGAATTGAGATATTCTCGGCATTATTTCCTCCATATCATTCCTTTTATTTAGTCCCTATATTCAGCAACTTTCTTTATTTTTCCATTCCTATTCTTGTATTTATTTCCTAGTTTTGGGTCCTGTATTGTATCAATCAAATACACAGAATAACAAGAACCCTTACCATCGATTTCTTGAGTATTTACGTTAAAAGGGTCGACTTAAACATTATTCAAGTATGTTAGAATAGTTAAATGGGAAAAATTTCACGGTACGTATTTCCGCTGTGTATTTATGATCATAACGTGATAGGGTGTTTCatgttaggttttaaattgaggctgtagtatgactaatgggggtcctgagtcgaatgatgattcaacggtTGTATTTCTCTGCTACGGTTCTtagtttaaagctaaaatgagtattaactTCTGATCAGACTAATCTAATACTCAAAATAAATGATTATTCgactaagtgggagaatgtaagattaaatatgtatttatatatatttaatctagtagccatcattatcatttatataatatagattaaaatatattaaaacctataatataattagttggtaattgtagATAGACCGATTTACCCTTATAAACTAATTAggtttccccttgggtgtatGTAAGGAGATTACTAGAGAGAAATTGGGGTTAGACATTCATAACATCACACTAAATTCgacctcctctctctctctccatacTACGAGTTCTTCAACTCTAAAGAACTCGGTACTACCATCAAGAACATACATCCTAAATGGGAAACAGATCAAGCTGGCTATAATGTCGAACTCCATAGCTGCATCTGTATCTGGATTCTAACTTGGTACTATCATCAAGAACATTCATCCTAAATGGGAACTAGATAACAACTATGTCGAACTTCATGGTTGCGTCTCTGATTGAATACTCTATTGGCCTGTTTATTGTATCAggtattatttacatgttttctATTATGTTTATACAACACTAAGGCTGTGCGGTATGGGCTTCGTCCCCGCCTCGTCCTCCTCCGTCGCCGCCCCGCCCTCCATTTCCCCCCACCCCGTCGTCGTCCCGAACGGCAACAATCAGACGTCCTCGACGACCCACTAGAAGACAAAACAACCAAACGTCCTCGTCGCTGGCCCTCTTCAGTCTCTCTCAACATCTCTCTGTACAACAAAATTGAAGAATCTGAATCTCAGAACATAATTCAACACTATTCGTAATCGCAAACCCTAGGTTAACGATCCTCTCCGTTTATTCACTGTTTATTGCTTCCAAATCTTACAACAATTGCTACACATCTTTAATCGCCTACTTTTTGTCAATTTATCAGCTATTCCTTCACATGTGTACGTATTATCGATCGTTGTTAGTTTAGAGAGAGGTACGGTTGCAATTTGTGTTCAATTTTGTTCTGTGTGTTTAGTTTTTTGTGAATCTAGGTCTAGAAGGTAGAAAATTAGGTTACATATGGAGGTTTTTGAACGAATTTGATGTTAGGTTATGGTTGAATACTTGAATTAATGAAATTGATGTTAGGTTATGATTAAATGAATTTTATGTTAATCGATTCAACTCCTTCTTCATCATAAGCCTGTTTGCTAACTTTTAGGTGATAATTTGATAGAAGTGATGAAGTTGTGTATTGTTAAGCTGTTTGATATTCTCAGGGATTGATCTTTTGGTTAGAAGGTTAATTTATAGATGTAATTGGTGTTTCGAGCTATTTGGAGGAGTGTATTTTAGCATTATTGAAGAAATGGACAGTGATTCGTGGTTTTGCGAGATATTATAAACATCATGAGTACTTCTTGGGCGGATGTTGTTGATAATGCACCTTCAGGACCTGAAAATTACGAAAATAATCCTTCGGGGGCGCCTGTTAAGCCCGCTTACGCACCACCACATCTCCGTAACAAGGCAGCTGCATCTCAGCAAGCCGTTACTCCTGCTGTATCAAATGGTAGCCTACCACCTATGAATGACGGTATCAATTTCGATGCTTACGAGAATATTCCTGGGAATGGAAAGCAGGTCTGGGTTGAAAATATTTACAATTCGTTAACATCTGCGAGTGTTTGGATTGTAGTTGGGTGTGGTCTACGCCTTCTTAGTTCTAATCGAATCTTAgggttttttttatttcaaaTCTGAATCACGTTGCTTCTTCACTCGCGCATCATCAGGTATGGATTATCGTCATCTTCATCATTATCTGATCCACTTTTCATGTACTTGCTTTTTGGTAACGAAAATCGTTTagaaagggattagggttttgTACATAGGTGTTATTCTTGACCTGGGTATATTTGTGCTTAAATAATTGTTGCTTGAAGCAATAGATATGTGAGATGGGATGAGGCAAAACTCTTATAAATTGAAGCTAACAAACCTGTTCCGCAGAAAATTACAGAACCAAAAACATCTATCATGGTAAGACCAAATGCAGGCCTTTTAAAATGATTATCAAAATGATATTTCACATTCATATTGCAGATCCCGATCAACGTGTAGTCCCGACAACATGTAAAAGAGCGCATGATCTGGTAAACATTCATTCAAATGCAGAATTGACAAAGTGGAACGACCGGCAAACAGGTCCGAGCCAGCAGCCCTTGAAAGATGAGAACGACGCTTGGAGGCGGAGGCCTGAGCAAGGTTGTGGAGGATATCAAAGCGTTGGGTTACTTGTGGATCAAACACCGGTCGAATGAGGAATCGAGCATCACTTGGGTGGAGTGGAGGGATTTTAATATTTTTGTATCTTAATGTTTTTGCTGCTTTGGTGTGGTATTGATTAATAAAAGTTTTTTATGTTGGCCATCAAAAACAAATTAACTAATTAGATGATTACATGGTCAAAGTGGATGCTAAACATTTAAAGTAGGAAATATCCCTGCTTTATTTCTAAAAGAATTTTGATTTGGAAAAGTAATAAGATTGACCTTTTACTGCTACATTTATACTTTTGTTTATGATTCAGATCTTTATTCATTTCATTTGAAGCATAGCGGTTTGTTATTGTGTTCTGCCTTACAGACTACATGCATCATATTTAATCTTGTTAAAAATTATTAAGgtgagtttttatttttaatttttctgtTTTGAAAACAGGTTGGATTTGGCAAAGAAAGACCTCCCTGCTGGCTTTGAGAACCGGAAAAGTTGGCGATCTGCCAAGTGGCAGTTGACAGTGTCTTTGAGAAAAGAAATGGAAGATAAatggaagtcaaagtcaaatgacGAGCCCGTTTTGAATTTGTATGATAGTCAGGATGATGAGTCTATAGTTGATGGTCAGGATGAAAAGATAGAGCAATAGAGCGAAGAGCAACACGACGGTGAAGAAACAAATGACACAATTTTAATCACATTAGAGGTTTGTTGATATCTAATTACCATCCAAATTTCTTTATTATAAGAGGTGGCAAGCTGGGCAACTCAAATGAGTTGGGTAATGGATCAAAACAAGGCTGGTTGAATTGAAAGTTGAGCGACTCAAATGAGTCGTCACAACTTATTGGTATGGCCGTACGGGTAAATCCCTTTAACTTTTATAACTTAAAGTTCCCTGATTGCGTAACTTCTATAAATTTTATAGAAAGGACCTTTACATCAAGTCGTAAAAGTTCACACTTTAATCATTCATAGCGGGCCATTTACCGAATttgccgaaccggtaccgaatttaccgaatTGGGTACATTTTCGGTgccgattcggtaccgactttcgACGTTTTCAGTACCGGTGTGTACCAGTCTTTACCCacaaataccggtaccggtaccgaatgaTGTGAATTTGTGAAATGTAGATTAGTTTTAGAACAGTGCAAATTAGGAGATTGGCTTGAAAAAGTAGAGATTTAATGATTCAATCTCAGATATTGAGTTCAAATAGTGAGTTTTTGTTTGGCACTGATGCTAGGTCATTAACCTATTTAGAACACTTATTATGCTTGTCAGAACTACCATTATTTGGGATTTGGATTGAATTTTTTAACAGTTTTGAATTGTAGCATAATGCCAAATCGATTTGACTGTCAAATTGTATGTCAATGATTTGAATGTAGATAATGTATTATGGCTGTGTCAGTATGTTGGTTACAGTTTTGAGTTATACATTAATAAGATATAAATTCATAAGCATGAACATTTGTTTTGTATTGTTTCCAGTAACGAGTTAGTACTGCAGGTGAATCACAATATAACCAACAACTATGGGACAACTCCATGATACCCTACAAATCTACAATTCCATGAAACACAGCATGGATATAGTTTGATTCAATCTTtagtcccgccgcaacgcgcgggttaccTACTAGTGGTTGAAAGTTGATTCGATGAATGCTATAAATATCAGTTAAATTTTTAAGTCTTCTATAGTGTTCTTGTTGAACCTTTGTGGCCATTAAAAAAAGgatgaattaaaaaaaataaataaaaaacataaaagtggtggggtaggataatctaggaccatcctcccatgccaTCTAGTTTTGTGGAATGGACCATCCTTGAGAGGACTATaatgtggcgcctacgtggcggatcatcctccaagggaggatgggcaccataccctctagcctaatcAACACGTTATACTTACAAATATATTTGAACTCTATTTAATGCGTGTAGTAGTCAACGTACATGACAACATTAGTTATATGTTGTTCAAGAATAGCTTTTATTTTGTAGTAGTTGCACTTCCAAGAGTTGTTATGTCGGCCATACTATTTTTTGTATGTTCTCCCTAAAACAGCATCCAAAACTATCCAAAATTACTTGAACTCACTTCTTGAATTAGAAAGTTTCACACGAGTTAAATTACAAAATagataaagaaaataaaagcCTAAAAACcttgaaaatttgaaagaaaCTTGATCTTGATCCGCCAGATGATAAATTTCATCGCACGTCAACAGTTATGCACGTTTAAAGTTTATACATTTTCAAGACACTTTCCATGATCCTATTTTCCAATAAAAAATCAAACCAACTCTCCATAATCATCATCCGAAATCCCCATAATGGGCTGGACATGATCATCGATCGCCACATAAAATGTGATGGCCAATAAACATCCGATTCATGCTCTTGTATTTGATCATCACAATAATCTGACTCACACACATCAACTATTTCAAGCGTGTCTGCTTCTTGATGAGTGAAAGTTTCtgtccattcaagattcacacGTACAAACTCGCCTTTATATAAGGCTTTCTTTATCGAATCGCCAAGAGATCTGTTAATGAGCGCCGAAGGGATGGTCAGGTTTACCATATTATAACCGTCTACTACTTCAGGAAAATGCATGGAGGTCAAGAACTCATTATCATTTGCAACAAGAATACCTGCAGCTCCTGCATTTTGCGCATTTCGTGCCTTACGAATAAAGGAACAATCTGCCATGCAAATCaacataaataaaaatcaaattgGATTCTAATAATCCAAACTATGGATTACTTGCCAAAAATGATTCGTACTGACATTCTAACTAGTGACActcttaattttttattttattttttactttaaaGGTATTTTAAATTTCATAAATGATAGGAAAATTACATAAGAATGgtaggtaaacgggcaacaaatTGCGCCGCAACCCCCTTTTGAATAGCACACGCTTGACTTCTACTTGATTTTTCTcacaagaaatatatattttcccatTTTGCTCATAATCATCCATTCGACTTAAATCAAGTGTAAATCTTTGATGATCATGTGAGTAAGATTGCTCTTGGCAACGAAAGTGAAAGTTTGGATTGTCATTAGTCAAATTGTCAGTATGGATTATTTCGGCCACTTGTCATAGTTGAAATCCATACAGGCAATTTGGGTCATAGTTTGGATTATTAATTACCTCCTCGATCGGCAAGAAGAAAAACCGGAAGGCTGCCTGCATGAGTCTTGGTTTTGAACGAGAATTCATTAGCGAAACTGTTGCAAGCTTTTTGATTAACCTTTGGATAAACAACAACACCCGTTAACGTTCCTCCGTGTTGAGGAACATCAAAACTACTAACCGCACATTCATATGTACCTTTTAGATTCTCAGGTGAAGATACCTTCAAACTGTAGTTTTCCACTACAAAATTGCACAAACAAGATTCACACATGAAGAGAAACCAAACACAAATAATAAACCTTAGCTTCCCCATTGTCATTTTTTTAAACTCAAAATGAATGAAGTGTGCAAGAGAAATTGACCCAGATGAGATGATGAAGATTTAACATTTAAGAAGAGGTTTGaaccttaaaaaaaaaaactcaaagaaCAGCAATCTTAAAATATTGTCCCTTGGTTGTATCAAATTGATAAGAAATAGCCTGCCTGCCTGCTTTGTACAATTCATTGGAATTCTTGAAGTGTCTTTTGTTAGTTGATTACAACATTGGTGGCTACGTACGTTGATGCATCGATGTCACGGTCTATCTGTTAATAAACTAGCAACACACTAGAGCCAAACAACAAAACGATTACAAAGAGAAATTACCCCAATTTATCCATGATAACGACTTAACCAAGGAATGATTTTTATTCCAAAAAAAGTTAAATTAAGTTGCCTTGTTTTATTGTAACGTGGTCGATTATTCCCATATCTTGGAACTCTTGCATCATTCTTTTCCATCTGCCCCAAATGGTTAAATATATTTCACTTGATGTTTTTGCAGTGATACAAGTAGTAGAATGGTCAAAGTGTGATAATGTAGAGGTCAATTCGTTAGTTTGTTAAGATGATGATGTGCTTTAGTGCTTTACCATATCTACCTAAAGTTGAACTTGTATATGGCATTTTGTATGCCTTCAAACTTCTTGCGAGAACATGTTGATTAGGTTTAAATTTGATTATGTAGTCAAACCATGATTTTGAATATGTAAGTTCTGGATGGATTTTATAGATTTTATTTGACAAAGAGTAGATAATTAATTGTATTAAAAATATCACTTCATTTTGAACATTATGCGCCATGAACAAATGAATTCCAATAGTTAGATGTGGTCAACTAGTGTTGAATCGGTCAGGTAGACACTTAACTTTGTCATAATACAAATATAGTGTAATTATTGTCAAGATTAACATTCTTGTTAAAGTTGAAATGAACTATAAAAATACCTCAAGTTGAAATATACTGTAATTATTGtcagagttaactgccatttcagtccctgtggtttggtcactttggccatttcagtccatttttcaaaaatacgccattttcgtccctgacatactggaaaggtgccatttcagtccaaattCTCATAACCCAGTTAAAGTCAGTTAGGTGAGTATATTTAATGAAGGGTATTTCAGTCCTTTCATAATTCTTTTATTTTCCCTTTATGTTTTTAATAACCAAAATCAGTTAAGTGCCACCAAAACCCCTCCCCTGTATAAAACCCCCAAAATTGAGTTCAACGTAACCCTAATCCCAAATTCACCCCCTAAAAATAACCCTAACCTGCTGCAACAATGGATCATGAAGACGACAACGATCCAAACTGGAGGGTTCGAGGTGTTTACTCAAATTTCGACCCTGAAATCGCATATGGTAGGTTTACATTCGTCACTTTTTTGCTTTATGAATGATTGTCTTTCTTCATCATGTATAAATTAGGACTAATGTTTGTTGTATAATCGTTTCAGAAAACGAACCTGATATGTTCACATTGAAAGTTCACCATGGAGGTGAACTCACTATGTTCCCTGATGTAACATACGAGGGGGGGATAATCGAATATGTTGATAAGGTGAATGCGGACTTTTTCTCTCGAGTAATCATTGATTCCATGATGTTGGAACTTGGTTATTCGGAAGATGATCTGGATATCTTGAAATACTATTTTAGGATTCCAGGTGAAGATATGGATTTTGGCTTAAGGCCAATAGGTTCAGATGATGATTGTCGTAGGTTGATTAGGCTTGCAACAAAGTGTAAGGTTATAGAGTTATATGTTGAAAAGGTTCAAAGGGTGGATTTAGGAGAGTTGACACAGCAACCATTAAATGTGATCTATCCTGAACAAGATCAACAGCCTCAAAATGATCCTGATTTAGGAGATCTAACACAGGAACCAGTTTGTGGTGGTGATCAAAATCCAGTAGGTGGTGATGAAATTCCAGTAGGTGGTGTTGGTAGTCCAGGAGGTGGTGATGGTAGAGACATTCTAGGGTTGGACGGATGCTTTATGAAGGGGCCCTACCCTGGCCAAATTTTAACAGCAGTGGGTGTTGATGGAAACAACGGGATTTATCCTGTTGCTTTTGCTGTGGTTGAGTCTGAAACTACAAAGACCTGGACCTGGTTTTTAGAACAACTTGCTGTAGATCTGGAGCTGCCAAGAACTGCCAACTTCACCTTTATAAGCGACAGACAAAAGGTGCCATTGTGTTATGTATAACTTGTTTAATTGTATGCCTTAGTTGTTCAAGTGTCTTATGTATAATTTGTTTAAATGTATTCCTTTGTTGTTCAAGTTTGTTATGCATAACAGTCCATTCTGTACAGGGAATAATACCTGCTGTTAGCAAGGTCTTTCCTATGGCAGAGCATAGATATTGTATTCGGCATATACATGAAAATATGAAGGCTAATGCTAACTGGAGGAATGATAAGATAAAGGGTCTATTCTGGAATGCTGCTTCTGCAACAACAGTCCCTTGGTTTGATCATGCAATGCAAGATATCAAGATGGTAGATAAGAAGCTGCATGACTGGTTGAAACAGATCCCAGTGAAACATTGGAGCCGGTGTCAGTTTAGTGGTAAGGCTTAAGAATGTCATATATGTTAAGCCATTTACATAATTGTTTGTGGTTGCATAATAACTGACAGGTTTCCATTAAACAGGTAGGCCAAAGTGTGACATTCTTCTAAACAACATTTGTGAAGTCTTCAATAGGCAGTTGATACATGCTAGGGATAAACCAATCATTACCAGTCTAGAGTGCATCAGGGAATACCTAATGAAGAGGAATCTTGTTGTACACAAGCTGATTGCAAAGACCAAAGGTCCTCTAACCCCCTATGCAACTAAAGCCCTAGACGAGATCAAACAAGAAGCTGCTGAGTACACTGTTATCTTTAACTCTATCtccaagtatcaagttaatgggCCAAGAGACAACAAAGTAGTGAACTTGGTGGAGAAAAGTTGCACCTGCAGAAGATGGGACTTGACTGGCATCCCTTGCAAGCATGCAGTTGCTTGTATATGGAACTTGGCCCTACATGGCAAGGATGATGGTGTATTGGAGAAGTGGGTTGATAAAGCATACTGGATGCAGACTTGGAAGGATGTGTATTCCCATGTAATTGATCCAGTAGATGGTCAAGACTTATGGACACCTTCCACATGCCCTACTAAGCTGCTTCCACCAAAGCACCACAAGCAAATAGGCAGGccaaaaaagaaaaggaagaaatctGCTGTGGAAGTCACTGAGTTGACTCAACAGATGGAATCCAGTGGCAAGATGTCAAGAAAGGGTGAAACTGTGGAATGCAGCAAGTGTAAAAGGAGGGGCCATAACAGGAGGAGTTGCAAGGGGACTGATGTTGAATAGGCATTGCTGGTGTTCAGTAGTTTGGTAGAAACATGTCCTGGTTATGTTGGTTGAAAATGTCTTTTGAATGTTTTGGTTATGTATTTTGTCCAGGAACATGTCATGTCTTTTGATTATGTCTGTTGGTACACTTCCTAATCTGTGTTTTGAACATGTCTTATGCTGCTTATGTCTTATGTCTTTTTGTTATGAATTCTGGTAAACTATGTCCAGGTTTATGTCTGCTTATGTCTTCTGTTGTGAGTTATGTCCAGGTTTATGTCTTTTTGTTATGAATTCTGGTTATGTATTCTGTTATGAGTTATGTCCAGGTTTATGTCAATTGTGAAATCTGTTATGGTAAGTGCATTAACCATAACAAAAAGCATATTACATTAAATCGGACGCAACAATATTCGGCAAATGCATAACCATAACAAAACCATATTACAATGTATCGAACAATATTCGCCAACTGCTATTACCACTGCTTTAACATTATACATTTACCACTGCTTTAACATTAAACATTTTCAGTGAAAAGCAACATATGAGATGAAAAAAACCCAGCTAAACATTAACATCATCTTCAATCTCGTGTACTTCACTGCCATTCCTAAAGCTTGTTCATGAAGTTGCCTAATTTCAGATGTCATCCTCGAAGCTTGTTCTTCATGATCCCTAACTTGATAAGCCAAACCCGCAAAATGACGAAATACTTCAACAGCCCTTTCACACGATGGACCCTCTGCCCAATCCACAAACCCGCAACCCCTATGTCGAGTAATGCAGCAGAAAAACTTCCTTCCAGGGTTTGCAGGGGTCCACGATGTCTTC of Helianthus annuus cultivar XRQ/B chromosome 1, HanXRQr2.0-SUNRISE, whole genome shotgun sequence contains these proteins:
- the LOC118482137 gene encoding vacuolar-sorting receptor 1-like; amino-acid sequence: MTMGKLRFIICVWFLFMCESCLCNFVVENYSLKVSSPENLKGTYECAVSSFDVPQHGGTLTGVVVYPKVNQKACNSFANEFSFKTKTHAGSLPVFLLADRGDCSFIRKARNAQNAGAAGILVANDNEFLTSMHFPEVVDGYNMVNLTIPSALINRSLGDSIKKALYKGEFVRVNLEWTETFTHQEADTLEIVDVCESDYCDDQIQEHESDVYWPSHFMWRSMIMSSPLWGFRMMIMESWFDFLLENRIMESVLKMYKL
- the LOC118481183 gene encoding uncharacterized protein LOC118481183, coding for MKRNLVVHKLIAKTKGPLTPYATKALDEIKQEAAEYTVIFNSISKYQVNGPRDNKVVNLVEKSCTCRRWDLTGIPCKHAVACIWNLALHGKDDGVLEKWVDKAYWMQTWKDVYSHVIDPVDGQDLWTPSTCPTKLLPPKHHKQIGRPKKKRKKSAVEVTELTQQMESSGKMSRKGETVECSKCKRRGHNRRSCKGTDVE
- the LOC110941331 gene encoding uncharacterized protein At1g43920, Chloroplastic-like; the encoded protein is MVVCSNCGSPTIVKTSWTPANPGRKFFCCITRHRGCGFVDWAEGPSCERAVEVFRHFAGLAYQVRDHEEQASRMTSEIRQLHEQALGMAVKYTRLKMMLMFSWVFFISYVAFH